In a genomic window of Sutcliffiella sp. FSL R7-0096:
- the sdhA gene encoding succinate dehydrogenase flavoprotein subunit: MSKKVIVVGGGLAGLMATIKVAEAGVPVDLFSLVPVKRSHSVCAQGGINGAVNTKGEGDSPWEHFDDSVYGGDFLANQPPVKAMCEAAPGIIHLLDRMGVMFNRTPEGLLDFRRFGGTQHHRTAFAGATTGQQLLYALDEQVRRHEVSGLVTKYEGWEFLGSVIDDDGVCRGVVAQNLTSMEIVSFPADAVIMATGGPGIIFGKSTNSVINTGSAASIVYQQGAYYANGEFIQIHPTAIPGDDKLRLMSESARGEGGRVWTYKDGKPWYFLEEKYPAYGNLVPRDIATREIFDVCVNQKLGVNGENMVYLDLSHKDPKELDIKLGGIIEIYEKFMGDDPRKVPMKIFPAVHYSMGGIWVDYDQMTNIPGLFAAGECDYSQHGANRLGANSLLSAIYGGMVAGPKAVEYMNGLEKSTDSLSSSLFDRYVKEEEAKWNKIMTMNGTENAYVLHKELGEWMTDNVTVVRYNDKLKQTDEKIQELLERYDNINIHDTAKWSNQGAAFTRQLQHMLQLARVITIGAYNRNESRGAHYKPDFPERNDEEFLKTTMAKFTGPKSAPEFHYEEVDVSLIPPRKRDYSKKKGGKE, from the coding sequence ATGAGTAAAAAAGTTATCGTGGTCGGCGGTGGACTTGCGGGGTTGATGGCAACCATCAAAGTCGCTGAAGCCGGTGTGCCAGTTGATCTATTTTCATTAGTACCAGTTAAACGTTCTCACTCAGTTTGTGCCCAGGGTGGAATAAACGGGGCAGTTAACACTAAAGGAGAAGGGGATTCTCCTTGGGAACACTTTGACGATTCCGTATACGGGGGAGATTTCCTAGCGAATCAGCCTCCTGTAAAAGCGATGTGTGAAGCGGCACCAGGAATCATCCATCTATTGGACCGTATGGGAGTTATGTTCAACCGTACTCCTGAGGGATTACTAGACTTCCGTCGCTTTGGTGGGACACAGCATCACCGTACAGCATTTGCTGGTGCAACAACAGGTCAGCAGCTGTTATATGCGTTGGACGAGCAAGTTCGTCGACACGAAGTATCCGGTCTTGTAACAAAATATGAAGGCTGGGAGTTCTTGGGTTCTGTTATCGATGACGATGGCGTTTGCCGCGGAGTTGTCGCACAAAACCTTACAAGCATGGAGATCGTATCATTCCCTGCAGATGCTGTAATTATGGCAACCGGTGGACCTGGTATCATCTTCGGGAAATCCACAAACTCTGTTATCAATACAGGTTCTGCTGCTTCCATCGTGTATCAGCAAGGTGCTTATTATGCGAACGGTGAGTTCATCCAGATTCATCCGACAGCCATTCCTGGAGATGACAAGCTTCGTCTGATGAGTGAGTCGGCTCGTGGAGAAGGTGGACGTGTTTGGACTTACAAAGATGGTAAGCCTTGGTACTTCCTGGAGGAAAAATATCCTGCTTACGGTAACCTTGTGCCACGTGACATCGCGACACGTGAAATCTTCGATGTGTGTGTAAACCAGAAGCTTGGTGTTAACGGTGAAAACATGGTATACCTGGATCTTTCCCATAAGGATCCGAAAGAATTGGATATCAAACTTGGCGGTATCATTGAAATCTATGAAAAATTCATGGGTGACGATCCGCGTAAAGTACCAATGAAAATTTTCCCTGCTGTTCACTATTCCATGGGTGGAATCTGGGTAGATTATGACCAAATGACAAACATCCCTGGACTATTTGCTGCAGGTGAATGTGATTATTCCCAGCATGGTGCAAACCGTCTTGGAGCGAACTCCTTACTTTCTGCAATCTATGGTGGTATGGTAGCTGGTCCAAAAGCGGTAGAATACATGAACGGATTGGAGAAATCCACAGATTCCCTTTCTTCCTCCCTTTTCGATCGCTATGTAAAAGAAGAAGAAGCAAAGTGGAACAAGATCATGACAATGAATGGTACAGAGAATGCTTATGTGCTTCATAAAGAGCTTGGGGAGTGGATGACAGACAACGTAACAGTTGTACGTTACAACGACAAGCTGAAGCAAACGGATGAGAAAATCCAAGAGCTTCTTGAGCGCTATGATAATATCAACATCCACGATACAGCGAAATGGAGCAACCAAGGAGCGGCGTTCACTCGTCAGCTACAGCACATGCTTCAATTAGCACGTGTTATCACCATTGGTGCATACAATCGTAATGAGAGCCGTGGAGCTCATTATAAACCGGACTTCCCAGAGCGTAACGATGAGGAGTTCTTAAAAACAACAATGGCGAAATTCACAGGTCCTAAATCTGCCCCAGAGTTCCATTATGAAGAGGTAGATGTAAGCTTGATTCCGCCGCGTAAGCGTGACTACTCTAAGAAAAAAGGGGGTAAAGAATGA
- a CDS encoding YslB family protein, whose translation MTESNNQQQVVDTQIQVPIFGYELIRDMLLPDLLGKDHIQLIYWAGKQLARKFTIDTQEEIVQFFKEAGWGELELIEQSKYEVKYLIRGEMVARRLDLNKDATFQLEAGFLAEQIQRQKGKTAEAIEEQKKRKEITITVQWDR comes from the coding sequence ATGACAGAATCGAACAACCAACAACAAGTGGTCGACACACAAATCCAAGTCCCTATCTTCGGGTACGAATTGATCCGCGACATGCTCCTGCCTGACCTATTGGGAAAGGATCATATTCAGCTCATTTACTGGGCTGGAAAACAGCTTGCACGTAAGTTCACGATTGATACCCAAGAGGAAATTGTCCAGTTCTTTAAAGAGGCTGGGTGGGGCGAGCTTGAACTGATCGAACAGAGCAAATATGAAGTAAAATACCTCATACGCGGTGAGATGGTTGCGCGCCGCCTTGATTTGAACAAGGACGCTACCTTCCAACTTGAAGCAGGTTTCCTCGCTGAGCAGATCCAACGCCAAAAAGGGAAAACCGCAGAGGCGATTGAAGAACAAAAAAAACGAAAAGAGATTACGATTACAGTACAGTGGGATAGGTAA
- a CDS encoding tetratricopeptide repeat protein yields the protein MKKPKKIVEFPNLKQRLLEKAMQTMKEKKFSEALELFEQARENDYAYAEVELGMVVCFMELGQLTEAKNRCKKMLREDIGDYFHVLQIYITILIQLKEYAEVKLTIEAILEEDKLPAQYAQNFYQLLEFARKMLPSEETDQVEPDYGQANDQEDEVFLLHEGTVQKQYELIQMFKHRNIRPLIPDIQKYLVDELKHPVLKTFLLHILIEQGWDKETEVHKMGQRITIVPTDLMSGENDPFLNKIITILEDKVESDNPTLFEGLKEMLVRIHTVQFPFPFTPDKPEVWAAGLHCAGVELFSLGVADEELAGEYDVSALEMKSAVREINKLEDFSYLRL from the coding sequence ATGAAAAAACCAAAAAAGATAGTTGAGTTTCCGAATCTTAAACAGAGGCTGTTGGAAAAAGCGATGCAAACCATGAAAGAGAAAAAGTTCTCGGAGGCATTGGAGCTTTTTGAACAGGCTCGAGAAAATGATTATGCCTATGCGGAAGTTGAACTTGGGATGGTTGTTTGCTTTATGGAACTCGGTCAACTGACAGAGGCAAAGAATCGTTGCAAGAAAATGTTGCGTGAGGATATCGGTGATTATTTTCATGTGCTTCAAATTTACATAACCATACTGATTCAATTAAAAGAGTATGCAGAAGTCAAATTGACAATAGAAGCAATCCTCGAAGAAGATAAATTGCCCGCTCAGTATGCACAAAATTTTTATCAGCTCTTGGAATTTGCCAGAAAAATGCTCCCTTCCGAAGAAACGGATCAGGTTGAGCCAGACTATGGTCAAGCAAACGACCAAGAAGATGAGGTTTTTTTGTTACATGAAGGGACAGTTCAAAAACAATATGAGTTGATCCAGATGTTTAAGCACCGTAATATTCGTCCACTCATCCCTGATATTCAAAAATATTTAGTAGATGAACTAAAGCATCCGGTCCTGAAAACGTTCTTGCTTCATATTCTTATAGAACAAGGCTGGGACAAGGAAACAGAAGTGCATAAGATGGGTCAACGGATCACCATCGTTCCAACAGATTTGATGAGCGGTGAAAATGATCCTTTCTTAAACAAGATCATCACCATACTGGAAGACAAAGTGGAAAGTGATAATCCAACACTTTTTGAAGGGTTAAAAGAAATGCTGGTACGTATTCATACTGTTCAATTTCCTTTCCCTTTCACTCCCGATAAACCAGAAGTATGGGCGGCTGGGCTGCATTGTGCGGGTGTGGAACTATTTAGTTTAGGTGTGGCAGATGAGGAACTGGCAGGGGAATATGATGTGTCTGCATTAGAAATGAAATCGGCAGTACGGGAGATCAATAAGCTTGAAGATTTTTCATATTTGCGATTATAA
- the sdhB gene encoding succinate dehydrogenase iron-sulfur subunit: protein MMAEQTKTVTFKVKRQDGPEGTPYYETFELPYRPNMNVISALMEVRRNPVNNEGKETTPVNWDMNCLEEVCGACSMVINGKPRQSCTALVDQLEQPIVLEPMSTFPVVRDLQVDRSRMFDSLKKVKAWIPIDGTYDLGPGPRMPEKKRQWAYELSKCMTCGVCLEACPNVNSKSEFIGPAPLSQVRLFNAHPTGEMNKSERLEAIMGDGGLANCGNSQNCVQSCPKGIPLTTSIAALNRDTTVQMFRNFFGSDQG from the coding sequence ATGATGGCTGAACAAACAAAAACTGTAACGTTTAAAGTGAAGCGTCAAGATGGTCCCGAGGGAACCCCTTATTATGAAACGTTTGAATTACCATACCGCCCGAACATGAACGTAATCTCTGCACTTATGGAAGTTCGTCGTAACCCTGTTAACAATGAAGGGAAAGAGACGACTCCTGTAAACTGGGATATGAACTGTTTGGAGGAAGTGTGTGGAGCGTGTTCCATGGTGATCAACGGCAAGCCGAGACAATCCTGTACGGCGCTTGTAGACCAATTGGAGCAACCGATCGTACTTGAGCCGATGAGCACATTCCCTGTGGTTCGTGACCTTCAAGTGGATAGAAGTCGCATGTTCGATTCCTTGAAAAAGGTTAAAGCATGGATTCCAATCGATGGTACCTACGATCTTGGACCTGGTCCTCGTATGCCGGAGAAAAAACGTCAATGGGCATATGAACTCTCCAAATGTATGACATGTGGAGTATGTTTGGAAGCTTGTCCTAATGTTAATAGCAAATCTGAGTTCATCGGTCCTGCACCGTTATCCCAAGTGCGTTTATTCAACGCCCATCCAACTGGGGAAATGAACAAATCCGAGCGTCTGGAAGCAATCATGGGTGACGGAGGCCTTGCAAACTGTGGTAACTCACAGAACTGTGTGCAGTCTTGCCCGAAAGGTATTCCTTTGACAACATCCATCGCTGCGCTTAACCGCGACACGACGGTTCAGATGTTCAGAAACTTCTTTGGTTCCGACCAAGGGTAA
- the gerE gene encoding spore germination transcription factor GerE, which translates to MKEKEFQPKPLLTKREREVFELLVQDKTTKEIAGELFISEKTVRNHISNAMQKLGVKGRSQAVVELLRMGELEL; encoded by the coding sequence TTGAAGGAGAAAGAGTTTCAACCAAAGCCATTGCTTACCAAAAGAGAAAGAGAAGTATTTGAGCTGTTAGTTCAGGATAAGACAACCAAAGAGATTGCTGGTGAGTTGTTTATCAGTGAAAAGACAGTTCGGAACCACATTTCAAATGCTATGCAAAAGCTGGGAGTAAAGGGGCGTTCCCAAGCAGTTGTCGAGCTTCTTCGCATGGGAGAATTAGAGCTTTAA
- a CDS encoding thioesterase family protein, with product MKKPAYIEDLQQWMNEFSFSHGVKVRFSETDMFGHMNNTVPFVYFEEARIEFFKSLGFMQDWTQEGSNTIPVVADLQCDFLKQVYFGEELEVCVKANQVGTSSVDLHYLGRKSNGEPCFVGRGRMVQLNKHTGKGEAWTEEQKNLFLSIETLKK from the coding sequence ATGAAAAAACCAGCTTATATAGAAGATCTTCAACAATGGATGAATGAGTTCTCATTCAGTCACGGAGTCAAAGTGAGATTTTCCGAGACGGATATGTTCGGGCATATGAACAATACAGTTCCGTTTGTTTATTTTGAAGAAGCTAGAATTGAATTTTTTAAGAGTCTGGGTTTTATGCAAGACTGGACACAGGAAGGAAGCAATACCATTCCAGTCGTAGCGGATTTACAATGTGATTTTCTAAAGCAGGTTTATTTTGGTGAGGAATTAGAGGTATGTGTAAAAGCGAATCAAGTAGGAACCTCTTCTGTCGATCTGCATTATCTTGGTAGAAAGAGTAATGGAGAGCCATGTTTTGTAGGAAGAGGACGCATGGTCCAGCTCAATAAACACACTGGAAAAGGGGAAGCATGGACTGAGGAGCAGAAAAATCTCTTTCTTTCTATAGAAACTTTGAAAAAATAA
- a CDS encoding metallophosphoesterase, whose product MKVLIVSDNHGQAEVLRQIKARHQGEVDLFIHCGDSELPSACEEMKGFYGVRGNCDYDDDYPQQLTKEFSNNRLFATHGHLYQVKSSLLPLKYAAEEEEANIVCFGHSHIAGVEFLDGILFINPGSIELPRMTRNKTYAILDTKDSTYFVHYYNEKGEKLSSHTFDK is encoded by the coding sequence ATGAAAGTTTTAATTGTTAGTGACAATCATGGACAAGCAGAGGTACTTCGGCAAATAAAGGCCCGTCATCAAGGGGAAGTGGACCTTTTCATCCATTGTGGTGATTCTGAACTCCCATCGGCATGTGAAGAAATGAAAGGCTTTTATGGTGTAAGAGGAAACTGCGATTATGATGATGATTATCCTCAACAATTAACCAAGGAATTTTCCAACAACCGACTTTTTGCTACACATGGACATCTTTATCAAGTGAAATCTTCTTTGCTGCCATTAAAATATGCCGCAGAAGAAGAGGAAGCGAATATTGTTTGCTTCGGACATTCGCATATCGCAGGTGTCGAGTTTCTGGATGGAATCCTATTTATAAATCCGGGCAGCATAGAACTTCCCCGTATGACACGCAACAAGACCTATGCTATACTAGATACAAAAGACTCCACTTATTTTGTACATTACTATAATGAAAAGGGAGAAAAACTTTCTTCCCATACATTTGATAAGTGA
- the rph gene encoding ribonuclease PH, with protein sequence MSRSDGREQNQIRTVEVITDYITHPEGSVLICVGNTKVICSATIEDRVPPFMRGGGKGWITAEYSMLPRATEKRTMRESTKGKVTGRTMEIQRLIGRALRSVVELEKIGEKTIWIDCDVIQADGGTRTASITGAFVAMVLAFQKLVEAKKIADIPVTDFLAATSVGVMEDGEPLLDLNYIEDSTAQVDMNVIMTGSLELVELQGTGEEATFSRKQLNELLDLAEEGVLHLVEEQKKALGALAESISEKGKRRKSR encoded by the coding sequence ATGTCCAGATCAGATGGAAGAGAACAAAATCAAATTAGAACAGTTGAAGTTATCACCGATTACATCACCCATCCAGAAGGATCGGTTTTAATTTGTGTAGGAAATACAAAAGTAATTTGTTCAGCAACGATAGAAGACAGGGTGCCACCTTTTATGCGCGGTGGAGGAAAAGGATGGATTACAGCGGAATATTCCATGCTTCCAAGGGCAACAGAGAAAAGAACCATGCGGGAGTCCACAAAAGGCAAGGTCACCGGCAGAACAATGGAAATCCAACGTCTGATCGGTCGTGCGCTACGGTCGGTTGTGGAATTGGAGAAAATAGGTGAAAAGACGATTTGGATCGACTGTGATGTCATCCAAGCTGATGGTGGAACAAGAACGGCATCCATCACAGGTGCGTTTGTGGCGATGGTGCTAGCCTTTCAGAAACTAGTGGAAGCAAAAAAGATAGCTGATATACCAGTGACAGACTTTTTGGCGGCTACTTCAGTTGGAGTAATGGAAGACGGGGAGCCGCTGCTTGATTTGAATTACATAGAAGACTCCACTGCCCAAGTGGATATGAACGTCATCATGACGGGTTCCTTGGAACTTGTGGAATTGCAGGGAACTGGAGAAGAAGCAACATTTTCAAGAAAACAACTGAATGAATTGTTGGATCTGGCAGAAGAAGGGGTCCTCCATCTGGTGGAGGAACAAAAAAAGGCATTAGGAGCCTTGGCTGAGAGTATCAGTGAAAAAGGAAAAAGGAGAAAATCAAGATGA
- a CDS encoding MarR family transcriptional regulator: MTNQNEAVLQDQQLVADIEKSLRYIATLVKQKGREILSNYTITPPQFVALQWLLEGGDMTIGELSTKMYLACSTTTDLVDRMEKNELVQRVKDPNDRRVVRIHLLEEGERIIAEVVKKRQDYLQNILKNYSKDEIFMLEKCLARLHLEMKE; encoded by the coding sequence ATGACGAATCAGAATGAAGCAGTATTACAGGACCAACAATTAGTGGCTGATATAGAAAAATCATTAAGATACATAGCGACATTAGTAAAGCAAAAAGGTCGCGAAATTCTGAGCAATTACACGATCACACCTCCTCAATTCGTTGCGTTGCAATGGTTGCTTGAAGGTGGGGATATGACGATTGGTGAATTGTCCACGAAAATGTATTTGGCATGCAGTACGACTACAGATCTTGTAGACCGTATGGAAAAGAATGAACTTGTCCAGCGTGTAAAAGATCCGAACGACCGTCGTGTAGTGCGAATCCATCTGTTAGAAGAAGGAGAGCGCATCATTGCAGAAGTGGTAAAAAAACGTCAGGACTACTTGCAAAACATACTAAAGAACTATTCCAAAGATGAGATTTTCATGTTAGAAAAGTGTTTAGCACGTTTACATCTAGAAATGAAAGAATGA
- a CDS encoding XTP/dITP diphosphatase, producing MTEIIIATNNPGKVKDFKVILEPKGFMVKSLADFPHVPDVEETGTTFEANALLKAEAVSAHLGKIVLADDSGLEVDALNGEPGVYSARYAGMDKDDRKNILKVLKRMEGVPEKKRTARFVCVLAVVDPDGEKFTVRGTCEGTIAFEPVGDNGFGYDPIFYVEEKQRTMAQLSKEEKSEISHRGNAISQLTNQWEMLSRKN from the coding sequence ATGACTGAGATTATCATTGCAACCAATAATCCTGGGAAAGTAAAAGATTTTAAAGTGATCTTGGAACCCAAGGGATTTATGGTTAAATCCCTTGCTGACTTCCCTCACGTCCCAGACGTGGAGGAAACGGGAACTACCTTTGAAGCAAATGCTTTACTAAAAGCGGAGGCGGTATCGGCACACCTAGGAAAAATAGTGCTTGCAGATGATTCCGGCCTTGAGGTGGATGCACTAAATGGAGAGCCTGGTGTGTATTCCGCTCGCTATGCGGGTATGGATAAAGATGATAGAAAAAACATCCTAAAGGTGCTCAAAAGAATGGAAGGAGTACCTGAAAAGAAGCGTACGGCTCGATTTGTATGTGTATTGGCAGTAGTCGATCCTGATGGGGAAAAGTTTACCGTTCGTGGCACGTGTGAAGGTACCATCGCTTTTGAACCTGTAGGGGATAACGGTTTTGGCTATGATCCGATTTTTTATGTGGAAGAGAAACAGAGGACGATGGCCCAACTTTCCAAAGAAGAAAAAAGTGAAATCAGTCACAGGGGAAATGCCATCAGTCAATTGACCAATCAGTGGGAGATGCTCTCCCGCAAAAACTAG
- the racE gene encoding glutamate racemase: MQRPIGVIDSGVGGLTVAKEIMRQLPKERIIYLGDTARCPYGPRPVDEVRLYTWEMTRYLLTHDIKMLVIACNTATAVILDEIREQLDIPVIGVVDPGARTALKVTSNYQVGVIGTVGTINSGAYADALRSINNEVHVESLACPNFVPLVESGDFEGERARGIVQDTLHLFKGSKIDTLILGCTHYPLLRSTIQEVMGEDIQLICSGDETAREVSTILNFKKLLNKSQLKEQHQFYTTGSKEMFEKIASKLFEQPIENVQTIVLDPIGI; the protein is encoded by the coding sequence TTGCAAAGACCAATTGGAGTTATTGATTCTGGAGTAGGAGGCCTGACGGTTGCGAAAGAAATCATGCGTCAGTTGCCAAAAGAGCGCATCATTTATCTGGGGGATACGGCTCGTTGTCCCTATGGGCCAAGGCCTGTTGACGAGGTAAGGCTTTACACATGGGAAATGACCAGGTACCTGTTGACCCATGATATCAAGATGCTCGTTATCGCTTGTAACACCGCCACAGCTGTTATATTGGATGAGATAAGGGAACAATTGGACATTCCTGTTATAGGAGTTGTGGATCCTGGTGCCAGAACGGCGCTGAAGGTCACTTCAAATTATCAGGTAGGTGTCATCGGTACTGTCGGGACGATTAACAGTGGTGCCTATGCCGATGCCCTTAGATCTATCAACAATGAAGTGCATGTGGAAAGCTTGGCTTGCCCGAACTTCGTGCCGTTAGTCGAAAGCGGGGATTTCGAAGGCGAGCGGGCTAGAGGGATTGTTCAGGATACCCTACACCTTTTCAAGGGCTCAAAGATCGATACATTGATACTTGGATGTACCCATTATCCTTTATTGCGTTCTACAATCCAGGAAGTGATGGGGGAGGATATCCAGCTGATATGTTCGGGTGATGAAACGGCCCGTGAAGTCAGTACGATCCTCAATTTCAAAAAGCTTTTAAACAAAAGCCAATTAAAAGAACAGCACCAATTCTACACAACCGGCTCAAAGGAAATGTTTGAGAAAATAGCAAGCAAACTGTTCGAGCAGCCGATTGAAAATGTACAAACGATTGTACTGGATCCGATTGGGATCTAA
- a CDS encoding GerMN domain-containing protein, translating into MSHKKVKMTAAAVLASSVLLSGCGLFGGDEQAGSEQDIPQDVSYVDDVANENGTENDVTGEETDGEEAASENVQRELYLIDSNGYVVSQTMELPKTNEVAKQALEYLVAGGPVDAMLPNGFRAVLPAGTEVDVNLKEDGTIVADFNNEFMSYDAADEEKILQAITWTLTQFENVDKVQIMVNGHLQTVMPVNKTPIGEGVSRANGINYDTAEAVDLMSSRAVTLYFMAESNEGDPYYVPVTARLSLDGKDKYAAIVEALIKGPAHNSGLTNDLSNEIALLDDPVMEDGNLVLNFNEAILGLEGRIVSKSIVDSLVLTLTEQTGVESIAITVDGEGDLMATDGTNISEPVTRPEKVNTGRF; encoded by the coding sequence ATGTCTCATAAAAAAGTGAAAATGACCGCTGCTGCCGTGCTTGCTTCTTCTGTGCTTTTATCTGGATGTGGATTATTTGGAGGTGACGAGCAAGCAGGCTCCGAACAGGATATTCCGCAGGATGTTTCATATGTAGATGATGTAGCAAACGAAAATGGTACAGAAAATGATGTAACCGGGGAAGAAACGGATGGGGAAGAGGCTGCATCCGAAAATGTCCAAAGAGAATTATACTTAATTGATAGCAATGGATATGTTGTTTCGCAGACGATGGAGTTGCCAAAAACAAACGAAGTGGCGAAACAGGCATTGGAATACTTAGTTGCCGGTGGACCGGTGGATGCCATGCTGCCGAATGGGTTCCGTGCCGTTTTACCTGCTGGAACGGAAGTGGACGTGAACCTTAAGGAAGACGGCACCATCGTTGCTGATTTCAACAACGAATTCATGAGTTATGATGCTGCAGATGAAGAGAAAATTCTTCAAGCAATCACATGGACGCTCACACAATTCGAAAATGTGGATAAGGTCCAAATAATGGTGAATGGACATCTGCAAACAGTGATGCCTGTCAACAAAACCCCTATTGGGGAAGGTGTAAGCAGAGCCAATGGGATTAACTATGATACGGCCGAAGCCGTCGATCTAATGAGTTCCCGCGCCGTGACGCTATACTTTATGGCGGAAAGCAATGAAGGAGACCCATATTATGTTCCGGTCACAGCGAGACTGAGCTTAGATGGTAAAGATAAGTATGCTGCGATTGTGGAGGCCCTTATCAAAGGACCAGCGCATAATTCGGGCTTAACGAATGACTTGAGCAATGAAATTGCCCTCTTGGATGATCCGGTAATGGAAGATGGAAATCTAGTACTGAATTTTAATGAAGCGATCTTAGGTCTTGAGGGGCGTATAGTGTCCAAGTCAATTGTAGATTCCTTGGTACTCACTTTGACCGAGCAGACAGGTGTGGAGAGCATTGCCATCACGGTGGACGGGGAAGGCGATCTTATGGCGACAGATGGCACGAACATCTCTGAACCTGTGACACGTCCTGAAAAAGTGAACACGGGCAGGTTTTAA
- a CDS encoding succinate dehydrogenase cytochrome b558 subunit, whose amino-acid sequence MATEREFLLRRLHSLLGVIPVGLFLVQHLVINHFATKGPESFNKAAHFMESLPFRYALEIFVIFLPILFHAIYGLYIAFTAKNNVSKYGFVRNWMFMLQRFTGIVTLIFIVWHVWETRIAAALGADVNYNMMADILSSPFMFWFYIVGVIATIFHFANGLWSFCVSWGITVTPRSQLIATYVTIGIFFALSFVGVRAILAFV is encoded by the coding sequence ATGGCAACTGAACGTGAATTTTTACTTCGTAGACTCCACTCGTTACTAGGAGTCATTCCTGTTGGTCTTTTCTTAGTTCAGCATTTGGTTATCAACCATTTTGCGACTAAAGGGCCAGAATCTTTTAACAAAGCGGCACACTTTATGGAGAGCTTGCCGTTTCGTTATGCGCTAGAAATTTTTGTAATCTTTCTTCCAATCCTATTCCACGCTATCTATGGCTTATATATTGCTTTTACAGCAAAAAACAATGTAAGCAAATATGGATTTGTTCGTAACTGGATGTTTATGCTTCAACGCTTTACAGGAATCGTTACATTAATTTTTATCGTATGGCATGTATGGGAAACGAGAATCGCAGCAGCACTTGGAGCGGACGTTAACTACAACATGATGGCAGACATCCTGTCCAGCCCGTTTATGTTCTGGTTCTACATTGTTGGTGTAATTGCAACGATCTTCCACTTTGCAAATGGCCTATGGTCTTTCTGTGTTAGCTGGGGAATCACTGTAACTCCTCGTTCTCAACTTATTGCAACCTACGTAACAATCGGGATTTTCTTTGCATTATCTTTCGTAGGTGTCCGTGCAATTCTAGCATTCGTCTAA